In Cheilinus undulatus linkage group 14, ASM1832078v1, whole genome shotgun sequence, a genomic segment contains:
- the dse gene encoding dermatan-sulfate epimerase isoform X2 has product MYEKSYVRGWGFQYLHNHQPTNCVALLTGSLVYMTQGYLQEAYLWSKQVLSIMEKSMILLQDVTDGSLYEGVAYGTYTTRSLFQYMHLVQRHFAIGHFDHPWLLKHFAFMYRTILPGFQRTVAIADSNYNWFYGPESQLVFLDRYVLRNGSGNWLADLIHQNRVIEGPGQAGKGQRWCTLHTEFIWYDPNLIPKPPSDFGTPRLHYFEDWGVVTYGSALPADTNRSFLSFKSGKLGGRAIYDIVHKNKYKEWIKGWRNFNAGHEHPDQNSFTFAPNGVPFITEALYGPKYTLLNNAVLFGSDSSGSCFKPWSGQVTEVCDSKWLRYKVGLAADTQGRVEAALERQGMVFIRGEGSSAYSPELKVRNFQRNLLLLHPQLLLLVDHIHLDPESPTRAMSAFFHNTELPFQGTKIDGVHGAFVSHGEDRYKMFWMDDTGFSHKGVAGYWNYPRGYPYNGSNYVNVTMPLRYPHSRVAYIFFGPGVDVQSFSLRGDDQRVDIYLATKDHTYTIYLLTSEVTSKPLFAMVLQDHKKIVFEKPAAAAETSPEEVEEYVNVMDDNLQHVKPVFQQMERHILGRVLNTASFRKTAERLLQFSDKKKTEEVIERMFAMSKKQAKGKGGRKVNLGEKLSESLPDLFAQIEVNEKKERQRTSKRTYEDSPEEGDADSRAFMDYPEGRKNRKGAFVKGRKFKEVHMVATAGSEGLSSTASYIRLFLLLNTATFFLLLAVLLTRFQRGRSLHTQRCFYTILLIDCFILLYLYSSCSHTQC; this is encoded by the exons GTTACCTGCAGGAGGCATACCTGTGGTCCAAGCAGGTCCTGTCCATCATGGAGAAGTCTATGATCCTCCTACAGGATGTCACGGATGGCTCCCTGTATGAAGGAGTGGCCTACGGGACTTACACCACCCGCTCTCTGTTCCAGTACATGCACCTGGTGCAGCGCCACTTCGCCATCGGACACTTTGACCACCCGTGGCTCCTCAAACACTTCGCCTTCATGTACAGAACCATCCTACCAG GATTTCAGAGGACTGTAGCCATCGCAGATTCAAACTACAACTGGTTCTACGGCCCAGAGAGCCAGCTGGTCTTCTTGGACCGTTATGTGTTGCGTAACGGCAGTGGAAACTGGCTGGCAGACCTGATTCATCAGAACAGGGTGATCGAGGGGCCAGGACAGGCTGGGAAAGGACAGAGATGGTGTACCCTCCACACAGAGTTCATCTG GTATGATCCCAACCTGATCCCCAAGCCTCCGTCAGACTTTGGCACACCTCGACTCCACTACTTCGAGGACTGGGGTGTAGTGACATATGGCAGTGCTTTACCTGCAGACACCAACCGCTCCTTCCTGTCCTTCAAGTCAGGGAAGCTGGGAGGGCGAGCGATCTACGACATCGTCCACAAGAACAAATACAAAGAGTGGATTAAAGGGTGGAGGAACTTTAATGCCGGCCATGAGCATCCTGATCAAAACTCTTTCACTTTTGCACCAAATGGAGTCCCTTTCATCACCGAGGCGTTGTACGGGCCCAAGTACACTTTACTGAACAATGCAGTGTTGTTTGGTTCAGACTCGTCAGGGAGCTGTTTCAAACCGTGGAGTGGACAGGTCACTGAAGTCTGCGACTCAAAGTGGTTAAGGTACAAGGTTGGGCTGGCTGCTGACACCCAGGGACGAGTGGAAGCAGCTCTAGAGAGGCAGGGAATGGTCTTCATCCGTGGAGAGGGAAGTTCGGCTTACTCTCCTGAGCTGAAAGTCAGAAACTTCCAGAGGAACTTGCTCCTTCTTCACCCGCAGCTCCTGCTCCTGGTGGATCACATCCACCTGGATCCAGAGAGCCCAACCAGAGCCATGAGTGCCTTCTTTCACAACACAGAGCTACCGTTCCAGGGCACAAAGATAGATGGTGTTCATGGAGCATTTGTAAGTCATGGTGAGGACAGATATAAGATGTTCTGGATGGACGACACAGGTTTCAGTCACAAAGGAGTGGCTGGTTATTGGAATTACCCTCGAGGGTACCCGTACAACGGATCGAACTATGTGAACGTCACAATGCCGTTGAGGTACCCTCACTCTAGAGTGGCATATATTTTCTTTGGACCAGGTGTTGATGTACAGAGTTTTAGTCTTCGAGGAGATGATCAGAGGGTAGATATCTACCTGGCCACCAAGGACCACACCTACACCATCTACCTGCTGACCAGTGAGGTAACCAGCAAGCCGCTGTTTGCCATGGTGCTGCAGGACCACAAGAAGATCGTCTTTGAGAAACCGGCAGCTGCAGCGGAAACATCACCAGAGGAAGTCGAGGAATATGTCAACGTAATGGACGACAATCTTCAGCATGTCAAGCCCGTCTTCCAGCAGATGGAGCGACACATCCTGGGACGGGTTCTCAACACTGCCAGCTTCCGTAAGACCGCAGAGCGCCTGCTCCAGTTCTCTGacaagaagaagacagaggagGTCATTGAGAGGATGTTTGCGATGTCAAAGAAGCAGGCGAAGGGTAAAGGGGGGAGGAAAGTGAACCTTGGGGAGAAGCTCTCTGAGAGTCTGCCTGATCTTTTTGCACAGATTGAAGTTAATGAGaagaaggagagacagaggacGTCAAAGCGTACGTACGAGGACAGTCCGGAGGAGGGAGACGCCGACTCTCGGGCCTTTATGGATTACCCAGAAGGCcgcaaaaacagaaaaggggCCTTTGTGAAGGGCCGCAAATTCAAGGAGGTTCATATGGTGGCCACAGCGGGGAGCGAGGGGCTCTCCAGCACCGCCTCCTACAtcagactcttcctcctcctcaacACCGCCACCTTCTTCCTGTTGCTGGCTGTGTTACTGACTCGATTTCAGAGGGGACGGAGCTTGCACACacagagatgtttctacaccatCCTCCTGATAGACTGCTTCATCTTACTGTACCTCTACTCCTCCTGCTCACATACACAGTGCTAA